GCAAGGCGAGGTCTTCTACGCGACCGAGGCGCTCGCCAAGCTCGAGGGTCTCGAGCGCGGGCCGAGCGGCAACACCGCGCTTGCCGCCGCAATGTCGCTCGCGCGCGATCTGCCGAGCGATGCGACGGTGGCCGTGCAGGAAACCGAGTACACCGGCGCGGGCAAGCACCACTGGTCGCAGCTTGCGTTCGCTGCCGAGCGCGGCATCGAGGTGCGGGTCGGTGATCCGCGCGAGAGCGTGCCGGGGCGCAGTGTCGTCATCCCCGAGGCGCCCGAGCAGATTCGCGCGACCGACTTCGACCTTTCGCGCATGCACACGAGCTACGTGCGTAACGCGCTCGCGCACGCGCCTGCGGGCTACGTGCCGACCGCCGATGACATCGCGTTCCTCGCCGAGGATACGAACACGACGCCCGAAGTGGTCGAGGAGATCGTCGCGTCGCTCGCGGCGGGGAAGTGAGGCGGCGTGGCAGGCGGGGTCGCGATGCTAGATCAGCCGGATCTCGACCGGGGTGTCGATGCCGGCGAACGCCTTGCAGTCGGCCGTGACGAGCGGGCAGGAGAGCTCCTCGGCAAGGGCAAGGAAGAGGGCGTCGTAGACAGCGAGCCGGTGTTTCCGCGCCAGGGCAGATGCTCGCTGCAGCTGCCTGGTGCCGGTGTAATAGAGGTGCAATCGGGCGCTTTCGAGAAGATCGAGGATCTCATCGGTTTGCTCGAGCGGGAGTCCGGAAGAAAGCAGTGTGTTCGCGATTTCGACAGGCAGCACGGTAGGCGCAGAGACGATGCGAGTACCGTCAAGGTGAGACTGAAGGAGATCCTCGGCTTCTTCCAGACCAGCTTCGTCTTCCTTATAGAACCACTTGTAGGCGACGCATGAGTCGACAACGACCTGGATACTCATCGTTTCCATCCCTCCGGCGTGTCTCGCTCGCGGTCCGCCCGGATCTGTGCGACGTAGTCGAACTCGTAGCCGATGGGCGCCCTCTCGCGAATGCGCTTGAAGCCGTCGATGGCTTTTTGGATATCCTTGCGACGCCTTTCAGCTTCCGTGAGCTCTTGCACGTCGGTGATATAGCGTGCGCTCGCCTCGGCGATGAACCCGCTTCGCGATGTGCCGAGCACCTCTGCGGCCTCATCGATCTTGCTTACCAGTTCTTCTGGCAGAGAGACATTCACTTTGTACGTCGCCACGTTAACCACTCCGTTCAGATACACCAATCGGATACACCACGAGTGTATCTCGCCGCTCTGACACCGTCAATCGCGTACTGAGGAGGAGGCCCACCCCATGGTCCGCCCCGACACCTACAAGGAAGTCCGCGCCCACCTCGCCGATCTCGACGACACCGCGCTCGAGACCCGTTTCTGGGAGCTCTCGCGGGAGGTTGTCGCGCCGCTCGTTGAGCTGGCACGCACACACACGTCGCCCTCGATAGAGCGCAGCGTGCTCATGCGCATGGGCGTGGATTCGCCCACGTGCCAGGCGGTCGTCACCGGGTGTGAGACGCGCGGACTCCTCGGCCACGGGGCCGGGCACGTGGTACTCGTGGCGATGCAGGAGTGGGAGTGCGACGCGCTCACGGCGGCAGCCCGGCTCGCCGCGGGTGAGGGCTGGGAGATTGCGGAGGCGAAGTGGGGTGGCGCGCGGTGAGTCCGTCGTGGCGCGAATCGCTCCCGCCGCTCGAGCCGCACGCGAAGCTCGACGTCGAGGCGCTCCTCGAAGGACTCGAGCACTACCGCCCGCGCCGTCGCGGCTGGACGTGGCGCACGCCGGTACCGGATCAGCGCATCGGCCCGTTCACCTACCACGAGACGAGCGCGCCGCTCACCCGCAGCGTGCCGCTGCCCGCCGCGCACTACTTTGGCGACATCGACCCGCAGCCCGACTGCGTCATCACGACCGAGATCGCCTCGGGCCGCCCCGAAGACGACGTCCGCCGCATGCGCATGGCCGCGTGGCACGGCGCCGACCACATGATGGTCATCCGCACCGCAGGCCAGAGCCACATGGACAGCTTGCTCGAAGGCACGCCGGAGGGTGTCGGCGGCGTCGCCATCACTCGCAAGCAGCTTCGCTTCACGCGGCGCGCGCTCGACCTCATCGAAGACGAGGTGGGCCGCCCGATCAACTTCCACTCCTACGTGAGCGGGGTGGCAGGTCCCGAGATGGCGGTCATGTTCGCCGAGGAGGGCGTGAACGGCGCGCACCAGGACCCGCAGTACAACGTCTTGTACCGCAACATCAACATGTACCGCTCGTTCGTGGACGCCGCGGTCGCCAAGCACGTCATGGCAGCCGCCGGGATGCTGCAGATCGACGGCGCGCACAACGCGAACGCAACCGCCGTCGAGGCGTGGAAGGTCATGCCTGAACTCCTCGTTCAGCACGCCATCAACACCGCGTACAGCGAAGCCGTGGGCATGCGGCCCGAGCAGATCGCGCTCTCGACGGTGCCGCCGGACGCTTCTCCCGCGCCGTGCATGCGCATGGACCTGCCCTACGCGATCGCGCTTCGCGACCTCTTTGGCGGCTACAAGATGCGCGCGCAGCAAAACACTCGCTACATGGAGTCCGATACGCGCGAGGCGACCGTCGCGCACGTCATGAACCTGCTCGTCTCGCGGCTTACCTCGGCGGATATCCAATCGACCATCACGCCGGACGAGGGCCGCAACGTGCCGTGGCACCACAACAACGTCGCCGCCGTCGAGACCGCCAAACAGGCGCTCATAGGGATGGACGGCCTGCGCGAGATGGTGCAGGTGGACCGCGAGGCGCCCGAGGTGGCCTCCCGCGTGCGGGAGCTGAAAGAGCGCGCGGTGCTGTTCTTGGAGGCGATGGTCCGCGACGGCGGGTACTTCGCGGGCGTGGAGGACGCGTACTTCGTTGACTCCGGCGAGTATCCCGAGACGCACGATGACGGCATCGCGCGCGCGAGCAACGGCGGCGTGGCCGCGCACAGCATCGTGCCGCGAGCCGACGACTACCTCGCGCCGGTCTGCCACCACTTCGGCGAGAACCATCTCGAGCTGCTGGCCGGGTACGGCGAGGGCGAGGGGCTCGCGTCGCCGTGCGCACTCATCGGCGGATGCACGCTTTGCGACGACACCCGCGTGCCCTACATCGACGAGCTCGATCCCGAGGACAACGCCGCCGCCCGCCTCGCCCGTACCGCGGACATGCGCGAGCGCGGCCTCATCAAGCCGGAGGTCGAGTGGACCGGCGATGGGGTGGTGGTCGTGCAGATGCTGCTACCGGCGGCAGCCGATGTGGCCGAGGCCGCCGCGCTCAAGCTCGGACGCGCGATGAACCTCACAGAGTGCGAGGTCATCCACAAGCGCGTCATGCATCCGGCCGAGGGCACGCTCTGCGAGCTCAAAGGCCGCCTCGATGTGGCGATCGACCCGGCTACGCTCGTGATCCCTGAGCCGCCCGAGACGCTCACCGACGAGGAGATCCGCGCCTTCGTGGCCGAGCGGGGCCTCAAGGTCGTCGCGGCCACCGTGGGCAACGACGAACACTCGGTGGGGATGCGCGAGATCATCGATATCAAGCACGGCGGTCTCGAGAAGTGGGGGTTCGCAATCGAGTACCTCGGCACGAGCGTGCCCATCGACAAGGTGCTCGACGCCGCCATCGAGCATGCCGCCCATGCGGTGCTCGTCTCGACGATCATCACGCACGCCGACATCCATCGCCTCATGATGGAAAAGCTCGCAGACCTCGCCACCGAGAAGGGCGTGCGCGACCGGCTGCTACTCATCAGCGGCGGCACGCAGGTCACCGACGAGCTCGCGCGTTCGTGGGGGATGGACGCCGGCTTCGGGCGGAGGACGAAGGGCGTGGATGTGGCGAGCTTTATCGTGAAGGCGCTGCGGGAGCGGGACAGGGCCTCGTGAAGGCGAACTCGGCCGGTCGTGCGAACGTGTACTGGCTCGTGCGGGAGAACACCTATGTCGAGCAGCTGGTTAAGCCTGCGTTCGAGTTTGAGCCGCCCGAGTGGGAGGCCGCATGGGGAATAGCGGTCCAAAACCATGCCGAGTGACCCTCGCCCCATCGACGCCCTTGTCGCCGAGATCGGGTCGACGACCACGCTCGTAAGCGCTTTCGACGGGCTCACGGCCGGCGCCTCTGGCAAGCCCGTATCCCCGCACCTTCTCGGCCAGGGCGTCGCCGAGACCACGGTGGCCGAGGGCGACGTGCGCCTCGGAGTCGACGCGGCGCGTGCCCAACTCGAGGCCGCAACCGGCCCGCTCGCCCCACGCCTCACGCTTGCGACCTCCTCGGCAGGTGGCGGGCTTCGCATGACGGTGCATGGCCTGACCGCGAAGATGACCGCGATGGCGGCGCGTGAAGCGGCGCTCGGGGCGGGTGGCGTGGTCGAGCACCAGACGGCGGGTAAGCTGCGCGGCCACGATCTCGCGGCGATCGAGGAGGCGCGGCCCGGACTCGTGCTGCTCGCTGGCGGCGTGGAGGGCGGCGACACCGGCACCGTGCTCCACAACGCCGAGGCCCTCACGCGCATCACCGCGCGCCCGATCGTCGTGTACGCGGGTAACTCGGCGGTAGTGGGAGAGGCGCGCGCGCTGCTCGAGGCGGCTGGTTTTCGAGTGCGCGTGACGCCCAACGTCTACCCTGACATCGACGCACTCGACATCGTGCCCGCCCGCGCCGCGATCCACGACGCCTTCGAGGAGCACATCGCGCACGCGCCTGGGATGGAGCGCATCGCCGAGTGGGTGAGCGGCCGCATCCTGCCCACGCCGGGCGCCGTCCTCATGGCCGCCGAGGCGCTCGCGACCGAGCTCGGCGACCTCGTGGTGATCGACGTGGGTGGCGCGACCACTGACGTGCACTCGGTGACCGACGGCAGCCCTGAGATCGCGGCGATCGCCACTGACCCGCAGCCGCACGCTAAGCGCACCGTCGAGGGCGACCTCGGCACGTACGTGAGCGCCGCGCACGTCGCAGCGCTCATGCCCTCTGCCGAGCGTCCCGCCCCGCTTCCGTCCGCACTCCCGCTCACCGCCGAAGAGAGCGCCGCCGCGCTCACACTCGCGCGCACCGCCGCAGTCACCGCCGTCAAGCGCCACGCTGGCCGTCTGGCGCACCTCTACACGCCCAGCGGCCGCCAGACGGTCGCGCGCGGACGCGATCTGACCGCGTGCCGCCTCGTGATCGGCACCGGCGGCGCGCTCACGCGCCTGCCCGGCGGCGCGGACGTGCTGGCCGCCACGCGCGCCACGTCTCGCGCCGCGTCCGGAGGGCTGGCGAGCGAGCGGCTTCTCCCGCCCGCCGACGCCCGCATCGCACTCGACGCCGACTACGTGTTCGCGTGCTGCGGCGCGCTCCTCGGCCACTTCGACACCGAGACGGTCGTCGCTCTCATGCGGCGCAGCATCGGGATGGAGGTTCGCGCATGACGCAGCTAGCCCAAGCAACCGTCACTGTTGACCTTGCCAAAATCACCGCGAACGCGCGCACCGTGTGCGACGCGCTTCCCGGCATCGAAATCATCGGTGTCACGAAGGTGACGTGCGGATCACCCCAGGTCGCGCGTGCGATGCTCGCGGGCGGGGTCGCAGGAATCGGTGAGTCGCGGCTAGAGAACATCGCGCGGCTGCGTGTCGCCGGTATCGACGCGCCATTCTGGCTGCTTCGCGCCCCCACTCCCGCGCTAGCCGAGGAGACCGTGCGCCTTGCCGATCTGTCGCTCGTAAGCGCGCACGTCACCGCCGAGGCGCTCGATGAAGCGGCCAGACGGCTTAACACGCGCCACCGGATCCTCGTCATGGTGGACGTGGGCGACCTTCGCGAAGGACTCCTCCCCGATGAGCTCGCTGGGTTTCTCGAGCGCGTCGCTGCTCTGGCGCATATCGACATCGCCGGGATCGGCACGTCGCTCACATGCTATGGCGCGGTCGTGCCGTCGCAGGAGAACCTTGGCGAGCTCGTAGAGCTGGCCGAGGGGGCGCGATCGCACATCGCAGCGCAACGCGACGGCCGTTCTGGCGGCGAGCGTTTCATCGTCAGCGGAGGCATGTCGAGTTCGCTCGAGCTGGCGCTTTTAGGCCGGATGCCAGCTGGCGTCGACAACTTGCGTGTAGGAGAAAGCATCCTGCTGGGGTTGAGCACGGTCACGCGGCGACCTATACCCGGGCTGCACACGGGTGCGATCGTACTCGACGCGCCTGTCATCGAGTGTGGCCGCAAGCCGTCCACACCGCGTGGAGAGATCGCGCAGGACGCGTTTGGTCGGCGTCCCGTCTTCGAAGACCGGGGTGAGCGGTGGCGCGCGATCTGCGCGATAGGGCGCCAGGACGTTGTCCCGCGCGGCATCCGGCCAGTCGATCCAGGGATCGAGGTGCTCGGTGCGTCGAGTGACCACCTCGTGCTCGACATAGAGGACGCGACGAGCCGTCCGGCCATCGGTGAGCCGATCAGGTTCAGCCCGGACTACTCGGCAACACTCCGGCTGTTCACGTCACCATACGTGAAGGTCGACTACGTGGGCGCGTGAGGCTATGGGACGGCGCGTGATGTCCGCACGTACCCGTACGTGCGCACGTGCGAGGACGTGCGGGTACGTACGTAAGCGATCGCTCGACAATGGTATCCTTTGCCAGTGACCCGAATCGCAGGTGCACGCACGCCCAACAAGACGATCGCGGACGAATACCGGCGCGCACCAGGGAGTAGACAGTGGGATCAAGACGGACATTTTTTGCGCGACGCTCATCCGCCGTGCTGGTGGTGATCGCGGCTGTGTTCTCCGTGGCGGTGCTTGTCTTTGGCTACTGGTTTTACGGGAACCAGCGCGCACAGGTGGAGCGGCAGGTCGAACAAGAGCTCACCGCGGTTGCGGTTCTCAAAGCGGACCAGATATCCCGGTGGCGCGGAGAGCGTCTCTCGGAAGGAGGGCTGCTCGGCACAAGTCAGCCGTTCATCGCCGCTGTCGCGCGGTGGCGGGCTCAGGGCGCCGCGGAAGACGCGGAGTTCATTCGCGGCAGGTTGCGTGCGTTTGACGCGCGACCGGAGTACGATTCCGCCGTTTTCGTGGACCGCGATGGAATCGTCCACTTTGCCGAAGACCCGATCGATGAGTTGCTTCACCCTGCGGCACGAGAGGCCATGGCTGTGGCCGAGCGCAACGGAATCCCCGTGCTCACCGATCTGCACGTGGTTACAGGAGATCCCAATCCGCACATAGACGTCGTGGTTCCCATCGTGACCAGTTCCGGGGGCGAGGCCGAGTTTCTCGGTGCGGTGCTTCTCAAGTGCGACGCGGATGAATTCCTGTATCCGCTCATCCAATCATGGCCGATCCCAAGTGAAACCGGGGAGAGTCTGCTGGTTCGCAGGGACGGATCCGACGTGCTGTTCCTCAACGAGTTGCGTCACGTCGAAGACGCGGCGCTCACGAAGCGCCTGCCGCTCACGCTAGTCGAGACGCCGGCGGTCCGCGCTGTCCTCGGTGACGTGGGCATGGTGACGGGAGAGGATTACCGGGGCGTCCCCGTGGTCGCGGCGCTCACAGCGATTCCGGACTCGCCGTGGCGGTTGGTCGTCAAAGTCGACGAAGCCGAAGCGTTCGCTGAATGGCACGGCGAGCGGCTCCTGTTGATACTGCTTGGCGGCGGCTTAGTGATCGCGACCGCAGCCGGCATAGCGATCATCTGGCAGCGCGATCACCTGTCACAGGTCGAGACTGTCCTCGCAGCGGAACGTTCTCGCCGCGAGAGCGAGGAGTCTCATGGCGCGACACTCATGAGCGTAGGCGACGGGGTGATCGTGACCGATGCGGCATGCCGGGTGACGCTTATCAATCCGGTCGCCGAGGAACTTACCGGGTGGCCCGCGGCCGAGGCGGTCGGGAGGCCGCTTGAAGAGGTCTTCAACATCATCAATGAGTACACCCGCGAGGTCGTGGAGAATCCCGCGCGGGAGGTGATGAGAAACGGCGCGATTGTCGGACTCGCGAACCACACCCTGCTCATCGCTCGCGACGGGACCGAGCGCCCCATCGCCGATAGCGGTGCCCCGGTGAGGGTCGACGATGGGGAAGTCTCAGGCGTCGTGCTCGTGTTCCGCGACCAGACCGAGGAACGCGCCGCGCGGGTGAGGCTTCAGCTCCAACGGGACAGGCTGGAGGCGGCGGAACGGCACGCGGGTCTGGGGAGCTGGGAGTATGAGGCCGGATCGGGTATCACGTGGTGGTCCCCGCAGGCATACCACCTCTTCGGCTTGGATGCCCTGTCTGGGCCGCCTGACGCAGATGCGCTGCTGTCGTTTGTTCACCCCGAAGACCGCGCGTCCCTTTCTCGCGCGTTTGCTGACATGGAGTGCGGCAGAGTACCGAGGGACGGCGAGTACCGTACCGACCCCGCACGCGGCCCGGTACGCACGCTGGTGACGAAGACGCGCGTGGTCGTGGACGAGAATGGCGCACTGGCCGGGTACGCCGGAACGCTGATGGACGTCACTGAGCGAGCGGCTTATGAGCGAGATATTCAAGAGTCCAGGCAGATGCTTCGTCTCGTGCTCGATACGGTGCCCGCGCGGGTCTTCTGGAAGGATCTCGACCTCAACTACCTCGGCTGCAACGACGCGTTCGCGCGCGACGCAGGCTTCGTCTCACCGGATGAGATCACCGGCAAGAGCGATTTCGACTTGAGTTGGAAAGATAGTGCCGAGCAATACAGGGCCGATGATCGGGCGATCATCGAGTCGGGCGCGCCGAGGCTCGCTAACGAGGTACCACAAGTGACGGCGGATGGCCGTGCGATCTGGTTGAGTTTGAGCAAGATACCCCTGCGCGATGCGCAGGGGGCGATCATCGGCGTGATGGGCACCTACGAAGACGTCACGGCGCTCAGGAGGGCTCGCGAACGGCTCGACCGCGTCAATCGGGAACTCGAGGCCATAGTGGCCGAGCGTACCCGGGAGCTGCAGGAAGCCAACGAAGAGCTGCAGTGCTCGGCTGAAGAGCTCGAACACATCAACGAGCGGCTGGTCGAAGCCGCGCAGGCCAAGTCGAGGTTCCTAAGAGCGATGAGCCATGAGCTGCGTACCCCGCTCAACTCGATCATCGGGTTTTCTGGCGTGATGCTCAAAGGGCTTGCCGGCACCGTGACGAGTGAGCAGCGTCGACAGCTCGAGATGATCGACACCGCCGGCCGGCATTTGCTCGCGCTCATCAATGACATCCTGGATCTGTCCCGAATCGAAGCGGGCAAGGTCGAGGTCGTCTTGGAGCCGGTCGACGTCGCGTCGCTCGCTCATGCCGTGGTGGACAGTGTGAACGCCGCCGCGGAGGCGAAGGGATTGCGACTGGAGCTCTCAGTGCCTGATGAGCCCGTCGCGCTCGTCTCGGATGAACGCAAGATCAGGCAGATACTCATCAATCTTCTCGGCAACGCGCTCAAGTTTACTGACGAGGGTTCGGTGGCGCTTTCGGTGAACGCCTCAGCCGCACACACCGTCGCTTTCAGTGTGATCGACACCGGCCCAGGTGTCGCGCCGGAGGACCAGCAGCGCATCTTCGGAGAGTTCGTACAGGCTTTTGACCGGGAGGATCGCGTGCGGGAGGGTACGGGTCTCGGTCTCGCGATCTCGCAGAGTCTTGCGACAGCTCTCGGTGGCTCGATCTCGGTGGCGAGCGATGGACGCAGCGGCTCGACGTTCACGCTGTTTCTTCCCAGCAAGCCCTCCGAAGTGTAGGTGACCACCGGTGCTCGTCACGTTCGTCACATGGGTGGCGATAGCGTACGTGGCGGTCATCGTCGTGCTTCTTATCTACGAGGATCGCGACCCGTCGACTACGCTCGCATGGCTCCTCGTGCTCTTGTTTCTTCCGGTAGTGGGCATTCCGCTGTACTTTTTCTTCGGCAGGGTATGGCCGTGGCGCCGCCGTCGAGCCCGGGTCGCAGCGGTGATAGACGCGGCATCGAGACACGTCCTGCCGGCGGTCTACTGCGCGCACGCCTCCTGGGCGAAGGAGCGGCGCAGGCGCTACGACGGGACCGACACGGCGAAGATCATCACGATGATCGAGCGCCAGTGTGCGGCGCCACCCCTTCCGGCGCAGCGCGTGGAGATATTCACCGACGGCGCTGGCAAGTTCGCTCGGCTCATCGAGGACATCGAATCCGCCCGTGATCACGTGCACCTCCAGTACTTCATCTGGGGCCGGGACGAGCTCACCGCCCGCGTCACCCAGCTGTTGCTTCGAAAGCTAGGAGAAGGGGTGGAGGTCCGTGTCGTCTACGATTTCATCGGCTCGGTCTTTCGGGGGAAAGGCGAACTGCGAGCGCTCAAACGGGCGGGCGCGCACGTTCGGGCAG
The nucleotide sequence above comes from Clostridiales bacterium. Encoded proteins:
- a CDS encoding type II toxin-antitoxin system VapC family toxin, which translates into the protein MSIQVVVDSCVAYKWFYKEDEAGLEEAEDLLQSHLDGTRIVSAPTVLPVEIANTLLSSGLPLEQTDEILDLLESARLHLYYTGTRQLQRASALARKHRLAVYDALFLALAEELSCPLVTADCKAFAGIDTPVEIRLI
- a CDS encoding type II toxin-antitoxin system HicB family antitoxin, coding for MYLNGVVNVATYKVNVSLPEELVSKIDEAAEVLGTSRSGFIAEASARYITDVQELTEAERRRKDIQKAIDGFKRIRERAPIGYEFDYVAQIRADRERDTPEGWKR
- a CDS encoding ornithine aminomutase, coding for MVRPDTYKEVRAHLADLDDTALETRFWELSREVVAPLVELARTHTSPSIERSVLMRMGVDSPTCQAVVTGCETRGLLGHGAGHVVLVAMQEWECDALTAAARLAAGEGWEIAEAKWGGAR
- a CDS encoding cobalamin-dependent protein (Presence of a B(12) (cobalamin)-binding domain implies dependence on cobalamin itself, in one of its several forms, or in some unusual lineages, dependence on a cobalamin-like analog.) → MSPSWRESLPPLEPHAKLDVEALLEGLEHYRPRRRGWTWRTPVPDQRIGPFTYHETSAPLTRSVPLPAAHYFGDIDPQPDCVITTEIASGRPEDDVRRMRMAAWHGADHMMVIRTAGQSHMDSLLEGTPEGVGGVAITRKQLRFTRRALDLIEDEVGRPINFHSYVSGVAGPEMAVMFAEEGVNGAHQDPQYNVLYRNINMYRSFVDAAVAKHVMAAAGMLQIDGAHNANATAVEAWKVMPELLVQHAINTAYSEAVGMRPEQIALSTVPPDASPAPCMRMDLPYAIALRDLFGGYKMRAQQNTRYMESDTREATVAHVMNLLVSRLTSADIQSTITPDEGRNVPWHHNNVAAVETAKQALIGMDGLREMVQVDREAPEVASRVRELKERAVLFLEAMVRDGGYFAGVEDAYFVDSGEYPETHDDGIARASNGGVAAHSIVPRADDYLAPVCHHFGENHLELLAGYGEGEGLASPCALIGGCTLCDDTRVPYIDELDPEDNAAARLARTADMRERGLIKPEVEWTGDGVVVVQMLLPAAADVAEAAALKLGRAMNLTECEVIHKRVMHPAEGTLCELKGRLDVAIDPATLVIPEPPETLTDEEIRAFVAERGLKVVAATVGNDEHSVGMREIIDIKHGGLEKWGFAIEYLGTSVPIDKVLDAAIEHAAHAVLVSTIITHADIHRLMMEKLADLATEKGVRDRLLLISGGTQVTDELARSWGMDAGFGRRTKGVDVASFIVKALRERDRAS
- a CDS encoding glutamate mutase L, translated to MPSDPRPIDALVAEIGSTTTLVSAFDGLTAGASGKPVSPHLLGQGVAETTVAEGDVRLGVDAARAQLEAATGPLAPRLTLATSSAGGGLRMTVHGLTAKMTAMAAREAALGAGGVVEHQTAGKLRGHDLAAIEEARPGLVLLAGGVEGGDTGTVLHNAEALTRITARPIVVYAGNSAVVGEARALLEAAGFRVRVTPNVYPDIDALDIVPARAAIHDAFEEHIAHAPGMERIAEWVSGRILPTPGAVLMAAEALATELGDLVVIDVGGATTDVHSVTDGSPEIAAIATDPQPHAKRTVEGDLGTYVSAAHVAALMPSAERPAPLPSALPLTAEESAAALTLARTAAVTAVKRHAGRLAHLYTPSGRQTVARGRDLTACRLVIGTGGALTRLPGGADVLAATRATSRAASGGLASERLLPPADARIALDADYVFACCGALLGHFDTETVVALMRRSIGMEVRA
- a CDS encoding alanine/ornithine racemase family PLP-dependent enzyme, whose product is MTQLAQATVTVDLAKITANARTVCDALPGIEIIGVTKVTCGSPQVARAMLAGGVAGIGESRLENIARLRVAGIDAPFWLLRAPTPALAEETVRLADLSLVSAHVTAEALDEAARRLNTRHRILVMVDVGDLREGLLPDELAGFLERVAALAHIDIAGIGTSLTCYGAVVPSQENLGELVELAEGARSHIAAQRDGRSGGERFIVSGGMSSSLELALLGRMPAGVDNLRVGESILLGLSTVTRRPIPGLHTGAIVLDAPVIECGRKPSTPRGEIAQDAFGRRPVFEDRGERWRAICAIGRQDVVPRGIRPVDPGIEVLGASSDHLVLDIEDATSRPAIGEPIRFSPDYSATLRLFTSPYVKVDYVGA
- a CDS encoding PAS domain-containing protein; its protein translation is MGSRRTFFARRSSAVLVVIAAVFSVAVLVFGYWFYGNQRAQVERQVEQELTAVAVLKADQISRWRGERLSEGGLLGTSQPFIAAVARWRAQGAAEDAEFIRGRLRAFDARPEYDSAVFVDRDGIVHFAEDPIDELLHPAAREAMAVAERNGIPVLTDLHVVTGDPNPHIDVVVPIVTSSGGEAEFLGAVLLKCDADEFLYPLIQSWPIPSETGESLLVRRDGSDVLFLNELRHVEDAALTKRLPLTLVETPAVRAVLGDVGMVTGEDYRGVPVVAALTAIPDSPWRLVVKVDEAEAFAEWHGERLLLILLGGGLVIATAAGIAIIWQRDHLSQVETVLAAERSRRESEESHGATLMSVGDGVIVTDAACRVTLINPVAEELTGWPAAEAVGRPLEEVFNIINEYTREVVENPAREVMRNGAIVGLANHTLLIARDGTERPIADSGAPVRVDDGEVSGVVLVFRDQTEERAARVRLQLQRDRLEAAERHAGLGSWEYEAGSGITWWSPQAYHLFGLDALSGPPDADALLSFVHPEDRASLSRAFADMECGRVPRDGEYRTDPARGPVRTLVTKTRVVVDENGALAGYAGTLMDVTERAAYERDIQESRQMLRLVLDTVPARVFWKDLDLNYLGCNDAFARDAGFVSPDEITGKSDFDLSWKDSAEQYRADDRAIIESGAPRLANEVPQVTADGRAIWLSLSKIPLRDAQGAIIGVMGTYEDVTALRRARERLDRVNRELEAIVAERTRELQEANEELQCSAEELEHINERLVEAAQAKSRFLRAMSHELRTPLNSIIGFSGVMLKGLAGTVTSEQRRQLEMIDTAGRHLLALINDILDLSRIEAGKVEVVLEPVDVASLAHAVVDSVNAAAEAKGLRLELSVPDEPVALVSDERKIRQILINLLGNALKFTDEGSVALSVNASAAHTVAFSVIDTGPGVAPEDQQRIFGEFVQAFDREDRVREGTGLGLAISQSLATALGGSISVASDGRSGSTFTLFLPSKPSEV